Below is a window of Rattus rattus isolate New Zealand chromosome X, Rrattus_CSIRO_v1, whole genome shotgun sequence DNA.
AACCAGGAACAGATAATTATTTCTGTGGATgatcagaggcaggcaggattAAGATAGAGTTGGACAAAGGGTTCTTTAACTGtatctggaattttctttctttctctctctctcttctttctttcgaGATAggcactcactgtgtagccctgggtagcttgtaacttgctgtgtagaccaggctggcctccaacttacagagatccacctgcctctgcccaacCCAAATTTCTACTTCTTAACTGGTGGTTTGATTTTCGCACCATTCCATGTTGGGACTGGAATGCAAGAATTCATGcaggctaggcaagtgctctaccctaagccacatcccctaacccctctcctttttttctacAAGAtcatattgtatatttattacGTGTGATATGTGAAAACAAATAAAGGGATCAATACTAGAATACCTTACCCAAGCATCCAGGCAGATAGAGCTATTCCTTTTTCATGGATCAGATAACACTGTTCCCCATGTTGTGGAAAATACTGGTTTATTGCAATGTTGTGCCCTTCCTTCTGAGATAGGAAACACACTCAAAGGCACAAACCTTTTCTAATTCATGTTCCCAGTGTCTAGCAAAATGCTTGACCTTGAGCAGGTACTCAGGGAGGGTTGAATTCAATGAGTGCCTTTATTAGTAAGCTTCTTGAATGTGCTCACTATGGGACAAGCCTCCAGTTGCTCCTTAGAGGATAATACTTTTCAGTGTTCAAGGAAGAAGAATATCTTAAGGAGTTTGGAATGTGGGCAGCAGTTTCTAGCCCATACATGATGCTATGGCTGCATTATGACCCAGGATCTGACGTTGTGCTAATATCTTGTCATTTGATATGCTTTTGAAGTCACTACCTCAAGAGATCTCTGATCAGTGAAATTGTCAAGGCTGGGcctcatttgtattttttaagttgGAGAGACCAGCCCCAACAGGATGTCCTCATATAGACTAGGCCAAGGAGGTAGGAATTAGGGACATACAGGCCAGCTTGGAGTCTTCTGGGcttggagaggaggaaggaggtgtcTGAGGGGTTTGAAGGCACCTGGAATCTTGCTTCAATGACAATATCTAAATGCAGGGTCATAGAATGTTTGACACTGTCTGCTGTATAAAGACAAAAGGGTAAAGGAATAGCCCTAAATGGATCAGTTGAATTggtgactttaaaagaaaagatttatggGTATgagttttgcctgtatatatgtgtaccacatgcatctCTAATGccggaagtcagaagagggtatcagatcccctggaactggaaacaCGGATGGTTGTCAGCAGCCACATGGATGCTTTAgtaactgaaccccagtcctccacaaaagcagtaagtgcttttaactatTGACCCATTGATGTAACCCTGGATTGCTGGCTTTTAGAGTTGGGAGCATATGCCACGTGGCTAATGATGTGCGATGGCAAGAAGCTGCAAATTTGAAGCAGCATGTCTTCCTAAAATACCTTGGCCACCACATGCTCCTGTGCCCAACCTTCAATAGGACAGTGTTTGTGGAATCTTAGAAAATTAAAGCTGAGTACCAGAACTCTTGAGGAGATAAGGGCAGTGGTGGTAGCAGCAGTTCAGAGGCCACCTGGGCCAGCCCTTTCTACACCCCTCAGGCTCTTGCAACCCCAGAATTGCAACCCCCAACTTTAGACCCCTATGAAGAACACaccagtcagttctctctttgcaAGTTAACTTTTATTTACAACAGAACTGGTggcttttttcctcatttttttagGGGCACTTGGCATCAGCAGCCGGAGGGAAAATCTGCAGTGAAATCAAACTCATTCTGCCCTAGCCACAGCTCGGGAAGCTCATTGGCTCGGTCTAGCCCCAATTCCACCACCAGAGACATCAGCACCTCCTCATCCACTGGGTCAGAATCAATGATAGCAGGGCTCTGGGCACCAGCAGGGGAGACTGATCCGGGTGATCCCCCTGCTCCTGCCTGGATTGCAGTGCCCCAGTTTAGCAGGGGCTCATCCTCTCCTGGTTGGATTGGTACagccagggcagcagcagcagtcgcTGCAGCTCCTTGGTACTGGCTATTAAGCTTCTGAAGCTGCATACTGGCCagcaggtgaggggtggggtgcaGGTTGAAGGATGGGGGTTTGGTAGAAGGGTGGCAGTAGGAGAGCCGGTTGGAGTTGATGATCCAGAGGGGCTAGTGGGCACTCCATTGGCTTTGGCTCCATTTGCGGTGACCCCGGGGTAGTGCAGGACGGTCACTGCCTTGCGATCTTTCACCCCGAGGTTAGAGTAGGCCAGAGAGTTCATCTCCTGGTTGGCAtcctggaaaacagaaaggcacACCATAGTAGCCATCCTCCTGGTTTTCCCTTTGGTGTTCATGGGATCTAGAATGCTTCCGAATGATCTATATTTGGAGTTAGTGGGTAGGTGGTAGGAAGAGCCCTGGACAGTTAGGTTTCTTTTGCTACTGTGGTTCTGATTCCTAAGTTTAGACCCTAGCTGTTGAACTGGAGAATACATTACTGGAAGTGGGCCTCCATCCCCTGCTACTCTGGCTCCCCTGTCTAAAAGGGCACCTTGTCCTCTCCTTCTCAGCCTCACTATAATCTCTTTACCACAGTGGTCTTGTTCCAATTCTGCTTCTTTGACCCACTTCCTGCTGTCTCTTTCAATACCCCTAGTGAGCTTGAGTCAACCACCTTTGAACAAGTTATTCTGATTTCTCCCAGACAAAGCACACGGGCTATAGGCCACACCTAGGAAGGCCTGGTGTGTGACCTCCTTCCCTAACGTCCATCTTTCCATGCCTTAGTATCTCTATCTGTAAAATGTCAAAACTCACCTCCTTTCCAGAGGTGGTACCACCCTTGACATCCAGTGCAGGCCTCGACATAGTTGGCATTTCAGAGTCTAGGCAGAAGTCCGTTAAATCGGCGGGAATTGATGTCGCCAGCTGGGGCTGTTGGTCTGcaagtaaaagagaagaaataataaaggtGAAGGAAGCACTAGAAAATTCGAAGTCAGAATCCTTTCAGCTACACAAGGATGCTGATAGGGTTAAACTCAAACCAGCACCTGGAGACAGAGCTGCAACTCTGCCCTGAGGCCATGCTCTCTTCAGCCAGTGACCCACAATGCCGAGAGGACGTGTGAACATTTACTCATACAGGTTATTTCAGAGTCCAGAGGTAAGGGTGGCACTGTTTTCTGGTTCTGAGAGCATGCATGTCCCCAAGAAAGCAGTACACCATGACAATAGACCACTAGCATCCAGGTCTTCAACGAAACAGGGAAACATGAGACTTCTGGAGAGGGAAGACTCCAAAGCCCTGTCTTAGGCCATGCCTACAAGAAGACAGCAGATCAGGGTGCTCTGGAGGCCCCATGGCAGCAGGAGCCACAGAAAAGCTGGGAATAGCTCAGTTCCTCATGTCTCAAGCTCCTACAATTCTCACATTGGGCTTTCCTAGGACAGGTGTCCCAGAGCCCTTAACCTGGGCCACACCCATGTGTGGCTGAGAGAAGGATTCTTCCTGGAGGGGAAATCCCATGGTTTTTTAACAGGGAAGCAACAGCAGCAGTTTGGAGAGCAGCATCAACAGTCCTATGCCACAGGCCTCTCCTGACTGTTGGCCAAATCTTCATACCTGAAATTGCTCAGATGGCTTCTAAAGAAACAATTCTCTGGCCCAAACGCCAAAAAGATAAGAGAATGAGGGgggaaacaagacaaaacaaaatccatctcaaactcagaaaactaaaaattctTGTTTTCCCGAAAGTGTGTTTTTATAAGCCTCACATGTTCTAGCATTATCATCTTGAGCCATTTCTCAGAGGGGATAGAATTTGCTACGACTCTATCCTCCTTGTTACCCCCAGTGGTTATTAAGAGCGTGCTGGCTTCTAAAGTTACCATTAtccccctctttttcccctttcaacGTCAGCCTATTGGGGGAAAGGatagaagcaaaagagaaaacatggGGGGGGCACTTGCTGGGTCCCGCACCACTGCTGACTGAAGAGGCAACCCTAGGATATTTCAGCTATCTATTTCAACACGCTACTGCGcgtgtcgtcgtcgtcgtcctcctcGTCAGGAGGGCCAGCACTGACACTATTTCAAGTTCCTCATCGCTTCACCTTCGTATCCATCTTCTTTCTCCCGTGCGCCACCCGTACCccaatgttcaaaagaaaaatcccaagagCAACAATAATGGGAGGGGGGCATATGAGGAAAGTGCGTGTGGTCTGGTGTCGGCTCCCCAGGCAGGCCCTTGTAACATTTCCCTCGAGCCTCCCCAGCCCGCGCCTCTCGAGGGAAAGCTCGGAGCCCGTCTAAGAGGCCAttgcatccccccacccccacccaacaacctcagtttctgcctcctaCCCCACCCTTCCGTCCATTTGAGGGAGAAAACTTGGTTCATGGGTGTCTGGGTCTGCTCGGAGCCACGAAGTGACGGCCGCGAAGCAGCGGCGAGGCTCCGCGGAAAAAAGCCGCGCAACAAGTGCGGACTCCGCGGCTCGCGCCTCCTGCCTCCCGCCGCCTGGCCCCGCCTGGCCGCCCTCCGAGAAGGCCCTCGCCCAAGCTGATGGAGggtgagaagaggggagagagagggagagagagagggagggagagagcggCAGGTGTGGGGGGGGAGGAAATCTCGAACCTGTCTTGAGAGCAAAAGTTAAAAATGACACCAACCGGTATACTCCACCTCCATTGCTACTGGGAAATCTACATGTCCAAGCATTGCGGCTAGGCTTGTTCGCGCTCCAAGCAGCCCAGCCAGACTCGCCACCTGAAAACTAAAGGCCCGTTGTTTACGGACAGCTCGCCGGGCCTCCTGGACGCGCCCGGAAAGAGCCACGGGCGCGGGCTTGACCAGACGGAGCCCCGCACGCCAGACGCGAGCACCAGTGCCGGAGGGCTCTAAGCTTCTGTTACCTCAGGTGCTCAGAGGCAGACAGGCGACGAAGCACGGGGTCTCCGCGTCAGCGCGACTTTGGGGACCCGCAGCGTCTCCGCGCGCGGGGGCGCACTTTGGCGCCAGCGGCTCGCGCGCCTCACAGACACTTCCGAGCGCCCTCGGAGCGTccgatgctgctgctgctcccagcTGGCTAGCGAAGATTCTAGGTGCTCACGGGGGGTGTGATAACTTGACCCAAGGTCACAACGCTAAAAGTGGCGTGGCCCTGACTAGCTGTCCCACCCCTGATCAGGCGCCCGGCGAGGCAGGGGCTGGGCGCCGCGCGGCTGCTTCCCCTCGAGAGGGGCGTGTGCACGGGGAGGGGGGGTCGTGCTGCGTAGGGAAAGCAAGTTGCCCGAATGTTCCAACTTCCACCTCGCAGCTCGGCTGAACTCAGCCAGAAGCCCTTCTCGCCTCCAGCCCCCAAAGAAACAAGAGCTTTGTGTGGCCCCCGAGCGGCCTGATGCAGTCCCGGCTATAGGCAAAGTCAgggaagcagagctggagaaagcGCGGGCGCGGGAGTGGGTCTGCTGCGGGTTTCTCGGGACAAGTGGGCTCCGCGTCCCGCCGGCCGGCCGGAGCTGCCGCCCCCTGCACCGCAGCTCCAACAGCAAACAAGTCCCCCGGCCCCTCGGCCGGCTTGGCCGCCGCCCGCGCCCTCGGCCCCTGCTGCCCAGCCCAGCGCCCTGCCGGGCGGCCCGGCTTACCTTCGCGAAGCTGCCTGCCCGGGAGAGGAAAGCTCACAGGGGCTGAGGCGCGGACGAAGCGACCTAGCCCCGAGCCCCTTGGCTCGCacgctgctgccgccgccgccgccgccacgaGCCGCTCTCTTCAGAGCCCCCAGCCGCTCGGGAGGCCACCCTACCCCAGGGCGCCTGGGAAAAGCCTGCACCGCTGTGCCGCGCCGCGCCGCGCCGCGCACCGGGCAGCACCGGGCAGCGCCGTGCAGCCCCTACCCGCGCTGGGGCCGGCCCGCAGCTTCGGCGCCCGGACTCCGGGGCGGTGGCGATCACAGCCACCACGCTTGGTTCTCAGCGCGGGGACCCGGCTCTTAAGCCCCCATTGCCGCCCGGAGAGCCCTGGCGCACAAGCACACAGCAGCAGGCTGGCCTCGGCTAGGAATCCCAGGAAGGACAGACCCtttcccctttttccctctcccccaatTTTCACGTCTTAATAACCGGCTTAGAGCATTATTAGCACATGTCCTGGCTCGTGGGCGAGTTGGTAGCAAAATCTGAACTGGATACTTACGGAGGGCCCGAGCGGGTGCTGTGCCTTCCTCGCGTCTGGTCCTCTTTGCCAGGAGCAGCCCCGCGCCGATAGGTTGTGGGAGGAGCAGCCGGGCGGAGCGAGTCTCCTCACCGCAGCTCAGCAGCGCACTTCTGCAGCTGTGCCGCCGGGAACATTTTATAGCAGTGGCTGGCGTGTGTGGCCCTTTAAAGGCGCTCGAGCTGGTGCAGTCACCGTGGATCTTGTGAAAGCAAAGGGCGGGCTAGGGAACAGAGTGCGTGCGTCCCCTCCTGTCCCTCAGCCCTGGGGGCACGACGCTGCTACCGGGGTGGGGCTGATGGTCCCTGATTATGGTCACTTCTCGCCTAGTGCCTTGGCCCATACTTGTGTTTCTAAAACTGGTGGCAGCCCGAACCTGGGACGTGGGCTCTCCCCACCACCCTGCATGGACTTGCCCAATAAATTCCACTTAGTAATTTCACCGAGGCGAGGGAGAGCTGTTAGTGTCTGTTTTCTGACCTAAATCAAGCGGGTCGCTAGGACGGGCTTCAatggatagagaggagagagaggagagaggaggagggaggaggaggggagagagagagagaggagagggagggagggagggaggagagagagagagagagaggagctgttgggagaggggaaagatcAGAAGAGGGACTTGCACTTGCACACGGGACGGTGTAGGCAAGGCAAGGCTCTTAGTTTTCTGCAGGGCTTCCTCTGAGCCGGTTTGCTCCCTTTGAGCTATGTCGTCTCGTCGTGGAATGGCCGAGGTTGGAGGATCCCTTGCCCCCCAAACTCCCTACATTTTGTTCAGGGGCACTTAGAAGGATCATATGGCAGCGGTGGCTTCCCTCAAGGCCCAAGGTTGGTTTCAAGGCTTTCTGTCCTGTGGTTATCCAGGGCAGAAGGAGGCTGGCAGGATGCAACGACGCTGGGAAATGCTGTTCTACCGGACCGTGGGGCTAGGTGCATGCATGCAACTCACGTGGCTCACGGAAAAGCCAAGAGCAGGTAGCGGGTTCGAAAAGCTTGCCACAGAGTTCGCAGAGATTCCTCTTGCCTTCCCACGATGCCAGGttattttattatgattataTAATTATTCACATCTAGCAAGAATAACATTTTTCACTTAGAGCACATCTCTTGTTGGTACATTGTCCTTACTGAAAGAGACCTGGGGCTTCTCTTTTCAAGGTATGTTCCTGTGGCCAAACTCTCACCTCACCCCTTGCAGGAAGGCCACCAAGATTATCCCCCTCTAATGaagccctcccccactcccatcctatcccctcccactccctctacAATTCAGTTTATACTGTTTGGAAAACATGGTCTTTTGAAAAAGTACGATGTTAAGGAAGCGGGGAGGAATGTTAGAGTCATTTTCACTGTCTGTGTCTTGTGTCTTTTTAATTGGCTTTGAAGACCTgaagatctttttctttctttctttctttttttttttttttttttttttaggttcgcaagtgtccttaatttgctcTTCTAACAGAGTCGTGTTTGTGGATGAAATGACCGGCTTGCTGACAAAGAGGGGGCGCAAATGGAGGGACAGAATTAGGCCCTTCTTTGGCATTTGGAGGAAGCTGGGGTGAGTACCCTGGATAATCAGGGAAACCCTTTCCCCCTGGTAGGCTGGAaatctgcctctcttcattgctAATTGCTTGCCCCCTCCCACTCTGCTCCAACTTAAACCCGGGTAACAACCACACTCCCCACACCACTGCTACACGGTCTCACTTGGATTGTGGGTTGTGCCTAGTATCCTGTTAAGAAAAGGCACAATCTGTTGGGACCCCAAAGCTCTACTGGGGTAGCAGGCAAGGCACCCTTGCAAAGCCTCATTGGTATTTGCCTAGGATGAGAAAAGTTTTTGTGAAAGCAAGCAGTGGAGAAAAAGTGGACTTAGGCTTTTGAACTACAGTTGCTAATTTGGACCCCTGACCTGCCCCCTTCTCCTCAGGTTGGACTCTAGAGCTGGTTTGTAAACTGCAGATGCAGCTGGGCTGCAGGCTCCGGATCCCGGACCTGTGGATCCGCCCTCCATCTATTGGATGGCTCCCAGGCCAATTGTTAGAAAGAGGCATATGTTCATCTCAGCTTCTGGAGTGTCTCCGGAGCAGTTGCTCAACAGctagccccctcccccatccggACCATTGAAGGGCAAAAAAGGAGTGCCCTCCACCACACTTCTATATGCCCAAGTTCCAGAAAGCCCCCTACACCACCGGTGACTTCCTCTCATCTCCACTGGCTACCTCCAGGGAGTAGGAATGAGAAGGGCTTTAAGCACTCAGCTTTGAAGCAGAAAAGCCACCCATTTCCTTTTGGGGGAATAGGAGTTGTTGAGGTTAGtggcagaggctgagagggagcAAAGAAAGCATTTGCATTTCTAGGCAAACACGCCTTGGATCTCTGACTTCCGGTGCCCCTGACTATCTCGGAGCTCCGCTAAACTCTTTTCTCCAAGTTGGCAACTAGACCCTACCCTTGTGAAGCCAAGGTAGAAGAAATGCTCACCCAGCAAAAAATGCTAGCCACAAGCCAGGCATCACCGTCCCCTCTGTTCCATCATCTCACTTTACTCCTAAGACAGCCCTATGAGGTTGGGCTACCAAAGGGGAAAGAGTCTCAGAGAGGTGCCCAAGCTGGCACGGGCAAAAGGAACGGAAAGTTGACCCTGGTGAGACTGGCTGCAGCTTTACACTACACCCTTACACTCTGCTGCCTTGGAGGGCAAAGAAGCAGTCGGTAGTAAAGGTTCAGGGATCAGTTGCCTGGATTAAATCCCTCCTCTGGCCATTTGCTAGCTGTGTGGTCTTAGGGTAATCGATTGTGTTGGCTGGTGTATGTGTGCTCAGTTCCCCTATTAAATGGATATCATAACAAACATACATAGTCTGTAAGTGTTAAGAATAAAGCTTTAGCTTGATTGATTGGTGCTGACAGTGTAGTAAAATGGCTAGTGCATGTTGGGATTAGTATTGTAATGTGCTTTCTGATTCTCTGGCCCCATCCCTGTCTGACCTCACACACTTTAGGTTCAATATCACTTGCTGACCTACCAGACAGAGAGGGGGATGAAAGACGTCTATAAATGTAGGAAGAAACTCCACTTACTATAACAAAAGCTACCTGGACTATatatgacagaaataaaaatagaaataaaaatagtcaataaaagaTAATCACATGTTatggagtttttgttgtttgtttgcttttcagtttgtttggtttgctttgggttttcaaaacagggtttctctgtgtagccctggctgtcctggaaccagctctgtgatctgcctacctttgcctcctgagtgctgggattaaaggcatgggctacctCCATGCCTggcaaaaatcacattttataggTCAGCCTATAAATGTAGAAGTGGTCTCCAAAAATATACTCAATATGTGTATAGGAAAGTTTAAAAGTACagacttaaattaaaaaaaattatgtgtatgtgtgtgatttaatTTGTAACACATGTATGCAGGagccctcagaggacagaagagggacctggattccttggaactggagttacagatggttataaactgctatgtgagtgctgggaactgaacccatgtcctctgcaagagcagtgagtgctcttgactgctgagccatcttaccagctccTCTGTAAACCACTTTCATTGAAGTCCATTTAGAAAAGCCAATGTAGTGGCTCGCACTTGTGATTCTAATCAGGAGACAGGATCAttagttctagaccagcctgaaTTACACAatgagtccaggccagcctggactacacagaaaattccagaacagctagggctatatacaatataggtataaatataaatataaatatacacacatatgaagaaTTGTTTATAACAGAAACCATAAAGGTCCACGACCAGGGGGTTTTCTTTGGTGCTTTAACCATCACCTCCAAaatcctaattttaaaaacttttattcatAACAGAATATTGAATTAAAGACCCTGGGTACAAAGTTGCCTAAATATGATGCCAAGGTGGTGCAGAGGGGGTGCAGAGGGTGCAAAACCTCCAACATTAATACTTCTGTGCTTCAAActatgtatgaatatgtaaataaagcGATGATCAGAGAAATCCTCAAAAGATGATATGCTAGTAAGGGACATAATTCTGAATTCTTCTtctctatatttatataatacctTACTCTTTATattgtatttacttatttggtatatgtgtacatatgtgtctatGTCCCCTCGTGTACCTGCCACAGTGTATGACATGTCAGTCCTGGGGATGTCACTCATTCTACCTGCTCAGTCATCTCATCAGCACaatatcttcatcttcatctcctcctactcctcctccgtttctgttttgttttgagacagggtctctctctgtagcctggctgtcctggagttcactgtgtagaccaggttgaccccAAACTCAGACTCAACCTGCCctgtcctctgagtgctgggattagaagcatgtaccaccacacctgcttattttttaataaacttatttatatttaataagctCCCTACaagtaaattttacttttttagtgTTTATTTGAGGTGGTATATTACTCTGTAGCCTAGAAAGGCCTCGAAATTTCAGTTGTTTGGTCTCAGCCTCTTAAGTATTGGGGACCAATTTTGTTGAAATTATAtgtacatagaaaaaaaatgttgggtGCAAAGACACCAAAATGTTAAGTGACTATAACTGAGTAGTGGTATTATgggtaatatttttctttttctttttaatttttttgcagtATGATTACATTGTTTTTCTCACAATTAGAACAGATTCATAACTTGAAAAGTGCATAATCAGTAGTATTTTTTACTTGTAGTAAAATTATGAATGCAAATTGAAAAAATGGGAAGGAAGTATATTGAACTATTAACAGTCTTTATATTAGTTGCTAAGGGATTGTGGGTAATTTCTACTCATTTTTCTGTAATATggtcttattatttttataattaaaataaaatggtacCTAAAAATAGCATATACAATATGATCcaacttttgttaaaaattaatatgTGCATAGAAAAACTAATAGATTATTCTGAAatatgtttgtctttgtgtggtgggttatgactattttttctttataaattgtttcttcattttccaaaTTTTCTACAGCTatcatgtattatttttaattatgaaaaatgtaaatatttataaagcagtTTAATATTGGAGTATTTATGAGAAAAGGGTGCCTATCTGGGATTCACTTTAGAATATTTCAGTTTAGGCCAGAGGAgattgggggtgggtgggtgagagatcAAATGAGAAAATTGTTGACTAGGTGCATGAGGCTTCATTgtgatgttttctttgtaaatgcTTGAAATTTTCATAATGAAGATTGTTCTTAAATAGCCTCTtacacaaatatatttctttttaattttatgacatttttcTGAGATCATCTATCTCCCTTTTATGGAAAGCTGTGATTCACagtgggggaatcactgtcctgGGTCTCCTCACTCCAAGGCCAGGACTTTGCCCACATcccagttgctgctgctgcttcttcttttcttctttattgtttaaaaagctttaaaagtgatgtatttatttttgtcttgactatgaatgttttgtgtgcatctgtatgtgaaCCACACACACGCCTGGTGCCCACaaagccagaagatggtgttgggcttcctggaactggagttgtggatggttgtgagcggCCTTgaagatgctgggaactaaacctgggttctttggaagagaagaaagtgctcttaacccctgagccttctctccagccctccatattattattattattctctccagccctccatattatgatgatgatgatgatgatgatgatgatgatgtttctgctttctttaattttgttgttcaGTACTGGAGGTCACACAGATCTTCCTTCACATAGATAGTACCAATGAACTGAATCCTCGGCTCtgatttttcattctttattttccccagtaataaaaaataacattttatctcATTATAAGTGTTGTAATTGTTCATGGAACAGGATTTTGAGCGAACAGGAATGTTCTGAAGGAAAGCATGATAATCAACCCCCAAACATTGTTGTTAACCCTTCAGTGTCGGGGCTGCAGACTTTCTCAGTACCTCTTACTGCAGAGAGAGTGCTGGTGGCAAACCTGTTCTCAGTGAGAGTAGTTGGACATTTGTGAGTGCAGGTGCGGGTGTTTTAGGGTCACCCATCTATCCCTTTCACCCTCCTTCTTTGTCCTCATCAGAGGCTGTAGTCttaagtcctttttaaaaaatcacttgcATCTCAACAATCTGAAATGAGGAAATAATGCCCATAGAAGAAGTCCAGGTGACGCTTCTTCCCTTTCCAATCTGGGGACTCTGCCCAGAAGCCATATTAGGACCCTGGGTGTCTGCAACCCCTCAAAGTATGCCTGtgcctccatttccccttctgGAAGATGCTAGCGAGAATAGCAGACCAGTAGGCCCCTGCCAGGGAGTGATGAGCTAATGTCTGTGGTGCTTTCCAGCCCCTCTGAGCAAGGTGCTGGAGCCTCCCAGGCCTGGCCTTGCCTGCTGCTGCCAGCCTGAGCGAGTGCCTGGCCTGGCTGCTCAGTGGAGGGAGAGGCTGCATTCCTCTGACCCTGGCCAGCCCAGCGGCCTTGGACAGGCC
It encodes the following:
- the Cited1 gene encoding LOW QUALITY PROTEIN: cbp/p300-interacting transactivator 1 (The sequence of the model RefSeq protein was modified relative to this genomic sequence to represent the inferred CDS: inserted 1 base in 1 codon) — protein: MLGHVDFPVAMEVEYTDQQPQLATSIPADLTDFCLDSEMPTMSRPALDVKGGTTSGKEDANQEMNSLAYSNLGVKDRKAVTVLHYPGVTANGAKANGVPTSPSGSSTPTGSPTAXPSTKPPSFNLHPTPHLLASMQLQKLNSQYQGAAATAAAALAVPIQPGEDEPLLNWGTAIQAGAGGSPGSVSPAGAQSPAIIDSDPVDEEVLMSLVVELGLDRANELPELWLGQNEFDFTADFPSGC